The genomic DNA TGAAGGAGGACGGCAAGATATCCGAGGCTAGGGTTTCTGGAAAGGAGATGAAATTAAGCTGGATTCCTGTGGGATATTGTTCCAATTCTATCTGCGCAGCCAGAACAAAGATCATCTCCCAATAAATCAACAAAGAAAGGTAATATCTTTCCCATTTCTATTCCAAAGAAATCCATCAAAGGAGCACAAATCAGTACACGAGTGATGGAATCACTCAATTGCTAGGAATAAAGTAGAGTGGGAGTGAAAAGAGAACATATTCGATGACAAGAGGAACAACACAGAACCTTTGGGTGGGAGAACTGCTGAAGAGTGGCAAGGAGGCCCTCGAGCTGCTTCATCTTCATCTCGAAGCGGATCAAAGGAACCCTAACGCACCCAAATGCGATGCGACAATTTGTCAAAGCCGCTAAAACGTTATATCACAATACAACGTTAGATTGCGGAAAAACGGAATCGGTGTTAATGGCATATATCAGTGTTCAGGGACGATATATTTCCAAAATAACTTGACTATATATATTACTATTTCTTATTTAATAATGCGTTGAATAATATATGAATAATCATCGGTAAAAGTGTCGTTAATTCTAACtaaagaaaattattaataaattttaaaattattttaagtaaaaaaatatatcaacttaatttaatttggGATATTAAGATAattcaataatttaaaattagtatGAAATTATAAATGTAATTCTTATAAATTATTAATTcgaattatgaaaaaaaattgggAATCAAAATGGATGCTATCTTTAAAAATTTGTTAACTTgaataaaaataagtaaaaataaaatgtttcctttatttttatatatatctttctcacttgaaaaattatttcatacTTTTTTTTCGATATCTttcttaataaaaataattttctttccatTAATTATGATTTCTTTTTTTGACTTATATGGACAATCTCGCTATTTTGCAAAAAAAATcctcctttattttcttttatttttaaatgttacCATATTATTATGTTGAAACGAGAAGATTTTTTTTCCATAAAAACTTGAGGATATCTTTATTGTTGGAAAACCTATGAAGTAAGGGGGTGAACTGAAAGTTTACCATCACTTTATAAGGAGAAGAAGCTACATTATCTTCTACCTCCACTAATCCGCAGAGAGAAAGATGGCTTTGATCGTCGTTGGTAATGTCCTCCCGGACGGAGAATTGGAATGGTTCGATGAGAGCAACCAATTGCAGATGATCCCCTGTTGAGTTTggtattttaattcaatttttttttttttattttggtttagtTGTTATTTTGGCAATGCATGTGtatatgcatttagtcccacattgttaagcaaagaaggttggaagaccttatatatggagtccttccatccttgcttagcaaagtaaAGGGGGGCCTACACGTATGCGCGGGTCGAGCCCAAATTAAGTGGTTTCGGGGgattcgagccggaaatccataaaccgggcgcgacgcaccTATCCgcgagaggaagagaagcgacgcggttctgtccgcgtgaggaagcgaagcgAAGTAAGGAGCCAGATCTCCTGGTCCACAAAAAAATGAACCAGAGGATGAATCACTCTTAATTGTGGCTGGATCGTGATCACGATCCGCCCGTAATTGATTGCTATACCTTCTCAGGTTCATCGTTATAGTTTAGGTCAGAGCGGACGGTGAAGACCGCCTGAAAGCCACCGGAGGTGGGCAAGTGGCTAGACTGTTGGGCGCTGAGCGTGGGCGACTTTCGGACGACTTTAGACACCCGCTCCAACATAAACTATAATCTAGATGAgactaggggtgagcattcggttaaaaccgaaccgaccgaaccgaaTAAACCGAATTTCTTTTCAACCAACCGAATCGACCGAATTTCCCTGTGAAACTGAATCGACCGAACCGATAAAatatcggttaattcggttttcgaCCGAAtagaccgaattaaccgaattttaAAACTCTATTCGGTTTTACctttaaaaataaagattttatttaattaattatattttaaaataaaaaattaattaaaataatattcttattcggtttattcggtttaatcgaattacaaaatttaaaaccgaaaccgaaccgaattaatctaaaaccgaaccgaattttcaaaaaaaaaccgaaaactgaattaaccgaaccgaatttCTAAATTCGGTTGGTTCGattcggttaattcgatttttccgaatttttgctcacccctagATGAGACGGTGAATCAAAAAAGATATCGCAATTAATTGCGGCCAGATCACATTCAAGATCCGGCCATAATTAAGTATGGTTTATCCCTTGCTCTACTTTTTTTTCACCAGAGATATATAAtaatacacaaaaaaaaaatgaaaatatataaaactaaaatttttaattaatattgtttttAAATATTATTCAGATATATTTGATGGTGTACTTATTATTTCgtattataaataaatatatatcatataaTGAGAGAtatatgttaaaaattatataaaataaaaaaaatgaaaaaattgattaaaaaaataataaataaaattgtttaaaaaaattaaataaaattgaaaacaaaaaattatAAGTAAAAGAGTTCAAATAACTCGTTATTAAGGAAGAGGGGTAGAAATAACATTTCAAGGGAGACAAAAGTGGGTGTGTGTGTCAGGGGAGGGGGGAGAAGCAATTTACTTTGAAGTCTCTCCGTCGCTGCATGGCTTCCGTGCAGAGCGACTTCCTCATTTCTTCCTTCTCTGTGGAATTCTGGCATTCTGCACTCCACCGTCTCGATTCCCTCTCAAAGCTCGTTTCTTTCCCCGCTTCCTCTTCCTCCACTTGTCGTACACCCCCGTCGTCCACGCCTTCTCCGACGATCTCTCTTCCTGCGCCACAACTCATGGAGCCCACACCGAGCATCGAGCACTTCACAGAGAACGGCCGCCCCAGGAGAAGATTCTTGTGGAGTAGGCAATCCCTAAACCTAGGAAGGGTAATTTGTGGCCGAGAGGTGAAAAGGCGGAACCTTTGGCGAGAAGCGTGAGTGAAAATGGAGTCGACAGGTGGATGAAGAAGGACGGCAAGATATCCGAGGCTAGGGTTTCTGGAAAGCAGATGAAAATTAAGCTGGATTCCTGCTCCAAAACTGGTGATGTCATGGAAGCCATTGCCGTCTACGACTCCGCGGTCGGCCAAGGAATAAAATTGCAGCAATACCACTACAATGTGCTGCTTTACCTTTGCTCTCCTGCGGCGGTTGGCATCGTTCATCCTGCTAAAAGTGGTAGTGTTAATTCTAAATCCGATCCAGATTGGCATATTGATGGAGATGTGGTTGAAGATGCAGACCAAGGAAGTAGAAGAGCTTCTGTTCCGATTCTTGTAAGCGATGACATCAGAGACTATGCTCGAACCAGAGGACTTGAGATATATCAAAAGATGTGCTTGGAGAAGATTGCCATGAGCGAAGCAGCTCTAACATCTGTGGCTTCAGTAGCAATGTCCATGGACGATGGTGACATGGCCTTTGATTGTGTTAAGCGAATGAAGCTTTTGGGTATAACTGCAAGGGTGCGGTCGTATGGTCCTGCATTGTTCAACTTCTGCAACAAAGGCGACATTGATAAGGCATTCGAAGTTGAAGCTCACATGTCGGAAAATGGCATCCAACCTGAAGAATCAGAGTTGGAAGCACTTCTAAGAATTAGCATTGCGGCTCGCAGAGGCGACAAGGTGTATTACCTGCTACACAAGCTTAGAACTAATGTGAGACAGGTCTCTGCGTTCAAGAGTTTGACTGCATCAAGACTGGGGAAAAGGAAATGGGATGCGGAAATATTAGCAGAGGCGATTGAGAATGGTGGAGGGGGGTGGCATGGGCTTGGTTGGCTCGGTAAAGGGAAATGGAGTGTGGCACACATATCAGTAGATTCAGATGGTGTCTGCATGTCTTGTGGTCACAAATTAGCGACCGTCGATCTTGATCCAGTTGAGACAGAAAACTTTGCTAAGTCTGTTGCCTCACTGTCCAACAAGAGAGAAAGGAATTCGAATTTTCAGAAGTTTCAAGTATGATCTCCCTCCCGAAATCACTGTCCAGTAATGCGGAGAGAGTATTTAGTTCATGCATTTCAAACATGTAAAATGTTGACGATAAAGTTCAGTCAATTGCGGTTTTTGAAATTATGTCTAATTGTTTTCACCAGCAATTTGCACGATTTTATTttgttactaacaactcaatttCTGATTACAGAAATGGTTGGACTACTATGGCCCTTTTGAAGCTGTTGTAGATGCAGCAAATGTTGCTCTCTATTGTCAGAACCGGTTCTCAGTTAATAAGGTGTGCATCAAGAAAATGTTGACAAATATACTTTGAAATTTTGCTTTTATTTAGGGTTCCTGTTGTATTaatcttcctcttgagtttttttttccctttaggTCAGTGCTGTTGTTAATGCCATACAGCAGAAACTACCTATGAAGAGATGCCCACTTATTATTGTACATAATAAACGACTCATTGGAAACAAGATGAAAGATCCTATGAACGTGAAGTATTTGGAGAAATGGAAGAATGCAGATGCGCTTTATGAAACTCCTACTGGATCTAATGATGATTGGTGCGGGCTTTACTCTTTTCTTGGTTTTTTTAAAGTTCACTGTTAAAGAACATGGAATTCTATCTGATTAATACAGAATACAAACTGTTTCAACATATTTAAAAGTTGTGTATGTCATGCATTAAAATAACGAATTAGAGAAAGAACAAGGACTACTGCCTGACATAACTCAGTATTGTTGGAGAAAAGCAAATTatttcaacatatttactagCACTGACATGGAGAATATGGAGTCGAAAAGTTTTCTTTCTCaatgtttctttcttcttttaagATATTATCCTTTCTTAAGATATTATCTGATATTCCTTAAAAGTATGTTATCATGGATAATAACATATTGCCCAGGTACTGGTTATATGCAGCTATAAAATTTAAATGCCTTATTGTGACAAATGACGAGATGAGAGACCACACATTCCAGGTCTTAGGCAATAACTTCATTCCACGATGGAAAGTAAGACATCAGGTAAATATAAATACTCCTGAACTATTTGAATTCTGATATTCTTTAATAAATGTTATTGACATATCATGAAatcttaaaaggaaaagaaacctcAATACATGGGTTACAAGTTGTTCCTAGTTGTACATTTGCAATCGACGTTGCATAATTTTGTGGATGTGAAATCTTATATATTGTGAAGTTTTCATGCATACATCCTTTTAGCTTTTTGCTTTTCACTTTTCCACTCTTGTAATATGACAAGACAGGGTCTGCTATTTCTTATTCAAATTTCTGATACATCTCCAAGATAACCTAGCAGGGAACTATATTATTGATAATAGAAACAATTTTAAATCTCATTGTGAAGGTGTCACTCATGACTTGCCCCTATGACAGGTGCATTTCACTTTCCATAATGGAAGTTTGGAGTTTCATATGCCACCTCCATGTTCTATTATTATTCAGGTATGCTTCAGTAACTGAGTTAATAGTTAGAAATTTTCAAGAAAAGGTAATAACAGAGTTAAAGAATCTTTAACTAGCATGTTTTATTGCTTAATTAATTGAGAAGTTGTAAGTGCATTCATTTTCAATGATGAACATTATTGAAACACAATGATGTGGTAGTATTGTCCACATCATTTGTAGGATCTGTCTTCTAATACGCTACCTATGCACACATGATATTGGAAGGTAAATATGATCTTAATATGCAAGCATCATGGATGAAATTAAAGACTAGGataaggattcaaaagttaagatgtgaTTGGAGTACACTCGCCTAGCAATTAAGTCATTATTTACTATGATTATGATTAAAAATGAAGGGTAGtcttggtgcaacggtaaagttgttgtcatgtgaccaaaaggtcactagttcgaatcttggaaacatcctcttgcaaaaaagcagggtaaaactgcgtacaatggatccttccccaggaCCTCGCATGGCAGGAGTTTCGTGCACTGGGCTGCCTTTTTTTTATTGCGATTAAAAATAAACATTCCTAAAGATATGTAGCCATAATAGGCAAGGTTGCTTTTCTGGAACTATCAGGAAAATGAGAGAGGTCATTGGCATATTCCAATCTCAATAAAAGAAGAGCATGAGAGGAAACATTCCTGGCTATGTGTGGAAAATGAGAGAGGTCATTGGCATATTCCAATCTCAATAAAAGAAGAGCATGAGAGGAAACATTCCTGGCTATGTGTGACACGCAACAACCTACACAATGTAAAAGAAGCAACATCAAGTACTCTTAGAGGTAATAtggcttttttattattattctcgACACTCAATTTTATGAATGTTTTGGTCTTTATTGCACATAGCATTAGTAATCTATTCAATGCTTGAACTTTGTCAGtttgtgtatatatattattgTAGTATGATATGCATGTGTACTTATAGCTTGTTTATGATTCTTAGTTATTTATTTACTTATCAATGACAATTGATAGATTCAAACTTTTAGCCAATgcttttgtaaaaatttgtagTATAGCTCATGCTCAAGTATTGGACTATCAACAAAAAGTTGAGCCTCAAAACTATCAAGGAAAATATTGCATAAAAGCATGAAACTTGCCAAGGAATTAAAAAACTGAGTCCGTAAGATCCTGCATATTGATGTGAAAAAACTATCAATGTTAATGGTTCATTGTCTGGAGAAGTTAAGCAATTTAGCAAAGTGAGTAACAGGAATCAGGATATTGAAAGATCATGAACAAAGTAAGATCCTTTCTCGATAGAGCAAGTGAAGGATAAACCTACCCAAGTCATTAAGGTGGAATTTGATCTCAAAACCCTAAACAGCAGCAACAATATCATTAGCTAGTTGGGTTTGTAAACAAGAAATGGTTgaaatgtgtttttttttaaaaatttatttgtggTCCCAATGCATCAGTTGCGATGGTTCAATCTTCATTGGTAGAACTTATGCAAAGAAAGAAGGCAAATAAGATATAACCAAAGGCCTGCTACTCTGCATGGAAGATCTTGATTTGGTCTATGAAATTCTAGTTATACTTAGAGAAATTAGTTTTTAGCAACTAATGCTTGTTTTACAAATTCATATCCAACTTAGTCATCTAGGAATCTTTAAGGAGAATACCCTTACAAAATCTCACAAATGTTTAGCTAATGGCAAAACTAAAGAACCATATGGTATATTACGCACCATTGAAGCAGCTGAGAAGCTCTATGATTGTGTGATTGATTTGCAAATATAAGAAGGAAGATTCTAGGCTTAGTATTGAATGCCAGATGCAAGTCACCCTACAAAGGTATAGCCAAGTGTTTTCCATTGGCTTTATATTAATTGGCTTTGCAGTCAAGTTTTTTCCATTGGCGATATTATTTGGCTCTTGATTGTGTCTGAACCTGACTTAAATCCTTGAATCCTAAATATTCGGTCAGGTTAGTTCTGATTTCAGTTCTTGTTTTTCCATGGTTTATGAATCTTCTTTGGGTTTTTAATCTTGCCAAGTTATTCAAAAACTTAGCCATTTTATAATGTGGGGAAGATACaatcaatttttatttttgtgaCTCTTTgccactatataaataataactATATAGTATATAATTGTGTATAACTATAGATTTATATGTAACCCggtcaacttaattaatttcggttttatataaaaaaatcatcTCTAAAATCCAACCTGAAATCTAGGAAATCAATTTTTCAGATGGACTTAGTTCAATTTATTATTTGAATTCGGTTCTTGACATCCCTAATCAACTCACAGAAGAACTTGGGACTATCTTCTGCTCTACAAGCATGAAGATATCCTTTTGTAGCTTTCCTGTGTTTTGTGTTCAAACTCTAATTTCTTGCAAACTCTTTTTCTATATTCTACTTTGTCTCATGTATTTACTCGGATATGAGTGCGATATCCAATATCAAACACTCCAGTACAGAGGAACTAGATATTAAAGTTTGTCTCTGATTACTGTGTTGTTATATTCTTTTGTTAGATAACTTGTACTCTAAAGCAAATACATATCAAGTTAGAGGAGATGTTAGTATTCTTCATACAAATATGAATATCATGTTTGCAAGCAAATTTCCTGTAACTTGTGCTGATGCTGTGAGTTTCTTCTCTGTTGATTAAATTTTCAGAAACACAAGCATCGATGTGGAACTCTCCCCATGGATCtcatcctcttctctttctccaaCACCACCAGCTTATCATTTCTCTTCCTTTCCTCCATAATGGCTTTTGCTTCCTCAGCAAATTTGTCGATCCTCAGTACCTCATCACGGTATTCACTCAATGCTCTTGCTTGTCTGCATTCCAGAATCCGGATCCCCCTACAAAATTCAGACCAAGAAGCCAACTGATGAGACGACCTGATGATGATGACAATGATGGTAAAGAAAAGTAAGTAATTGCTAACCTGTTTTCGCTTCAAATGGTGTTTGGCTTTGGACTTCTTATTGCTCTCCCATTCAAGAATAGTAATCTTCATCTTTTCATACCTGCAAAGCAGTTCTGATAAAccttttttttaattgataataaAGTTCTAATAACCTACCTTTTTCTTATTTTATCCAATTTAGCCATCTTCCATGCATCAACTTTTCCTTGCAATCTCATGGAATCAATTGTTCTTCCTCTAGAATCTGTAGTTTGTCTCCCTGAGATTTGCCTCCTCCTGCCTGCATGCAATCATTTAGATACTTCTCAGACAAAGTTAGTAACATTGCTGTTCAAAATCAGAGATTGGACTTTAGAATTTGTAGGCTTTAAATTTTTACAAGTTTGTTAAATTTTTAGAAGTTGTCTCAAGTTTTTTCAGAAAAAACGTTATATCTTTCACAGGAATTGGCCTTGATTTTTGGTCTATAAGAAGGTTTGAATCCTCCATATATTCTTTGATTTCATGAATTTTGTTTGCTTTGTGAGTTTCTCTGTGGGATTACTTTTAGTTGTTATTTCCTCATCGAATATGGCTCTTGTTAACTAAGAATTCAGAGTTTGGATCCtcgtattaaaaaaaaaaaaacctaattcaGGTGCCGTCTCACGTATTATACTAAACAACTTTTTTCTATGATTCATTTGACAAATTTTTGTGTCAAAATTGTGCCAAATTCGACTTACATGCCAATTAGTTGTTAAATAGCATTTATGTAACAAAATTGCGTGTAGTGGTGAGTTTTCGCATAATTTTGATACAAGTTACCAACTGTTCTTGTGAAATAGCTTGCGAAAAAGTACTATCTGGTTGTGACCTTTCATCTGTTGCTTCCTTGCAGCTAAGCCATCTGGATATTTTGCTATATCTAGTTGCTTTGTCCATGCTATCTCCTCCTCTTGTACTTTTGTTTACAGATATTGGTCGCGTCATTGATCGGTTACTCAGCTCATTCTTGTTTTGCAACTCTTCTTCTATCAAACTAATAGCATATGCAGATGCCACGACCGCCATCACGAACACAATGTTAGCTTTTGCCTTGCTCATTTGTTCTCTAGATTGTTGCATTTGGAACAAGTCATCATCCAGTTCAACTCTGTTGGACAAAAGAAGGTTAGTGTTTGATAATTAAGCTTGTATGAACAATGTATCATTTGACGACAAATGACGAGGGCTGAGATGAGGACGATGACAAAAGAGAAGGTGAGAGCCAATGCATACCGTAATTGTTTGAACAGATTGTACATTAAGCTTTCATTTGCTGAATCTCCATTCATATTTGTAATGGAGAAGCTTCAAAATGAAGGTATgaatgaaaaattatttaaggGCTTGTTTCCTACAAGGGAAAGACAAGCATTTGGGGGAAACATTTTTCTCATGGCCCTTCTGCTAAGAAAAATATTTCATGTTttccaatttttaaaaatatttttaacattcaattttataaattcaaaattctaacttcTTTCTTTCCTCTCAAGGAATAATACTCTAGATAATTTTTTGGGTGTTTTTGAAAAGTGAGTTAGATAATTTTTTGGGTGTTTTTGAAAAGTAAGTGAGGGATAGTTTtcttaaaaactaaattttagaaaattttaaaataaaatttatacatgAAATTCAATGTGTTAATTTGTATTTTcttattaattttgtatatattaTGGTTTACTTTTTAGCTCGAGTTTTTTTTAAGACTATTGTGTTATCTCATTTATTGTCTGTGTATTTTAACAGGTGTTTCAAAATGAGATCGGATCTCTTGTCACTAAAATTCTCTGTTCTTGTATTTCACTCATTGCCTCAGTTCACTGTCGGCGACTTCCGACTACTACCCCATCAGCACCATAGGAATTTGGTCGAATTTGAGCAGGGCTTAGATCGACGGTGGAGGAAATTAAAGTCTACTCAAATTCGGCCAGATTTTAGCGTCAATTGTGTCGCCGGTGATCCCCCTGAGTTCACCTTCCCCTTAGGGTATATTCCTGATCGGGCCGATGGCTAGAGACCACCGACGGTAGGTTGGGGTGATGAGTGGAATACGAGGATAGAAGATTTTTCGGATAGAGGATCCGATCTCCCCAAAATATAcatttaagaaataaatttatcaaaattatcaataaaattttaattaaaaatatatgcgCATTTATATTATACATTTATAATTCAATatatcttatttattttatatttgagATATCACTAtgtgttggatcgtaaagttcgctagaggggggtgaatagcgatcgtcaaaAATTCGTtatcgagtaagcagcggaaacagAAAAATAAACACAACACTAATAataccaattttacttggttcggaggcttcgtcgactcctactccaaggtccgcacgtgggagtactttcgttggacaatcactaataatttgtataagtattacacaatttagtacaagaatttgaaaagaataccgacaacaaggGAAATGAATTTTAGTTGCAGGTTGTCGGAGGAGTttcgcagcatcgcaggagcagTGCACAATAGAGCAATCGTAGAAGGAAGTTGTTTATATTTGCTCTAGGTGGAGGGCTTCTTATATAGgtagctccgggcgcctggaccgtgacGTCGGCCATGCCAATCAGCGCACTCCATGTTGTGACGAGATAAACTTTTGCA from Zingiber officinale cultivar Zhangliang chromosome 4A, Zo_v1.1, whole genome shotgun sequence includes the following:
- the LOC121970197 gene encoding proteinaceous RNase P 1, chloroplastic/mitochondrial-like isoform X1; this encodes MKKDGKISEARVSGKQMKIKLDSCSKTGDVMEAIAVYDSAVGQGIKLQQYHYNVLLYLCSPAAVGIVHPAKSGSVNSKSDPDWHIDGDVVEDADQGSRRASVPILVSDDIRDYARTRGLEIYQKMCLEKIAMSEAALTSVASVAMSMDDGDMAFDCVKRMKLLGITARVRSYGPALFNFCNKGDIDKAFEVEAHMSENGIQPEESELEALLRISIAARRGDKVYYLLHKLRTNVRQVSAFKSLTASRLGKRKWDAEILAEAIENGGGGWHGLGWLGKGKWSVAHISVDSDGVCMSCGHKLATVDLDPVETENFAKSVASLSNKRERNSNFQKFQKWLDYYGPFEAVVDAANVALYCQNRFSVNKVSAVVNAIQQKLPMKRCPLIIVHNKRLIGNKMKDPMNVKYLEKWKNADALYETPTGSNDDWYWLYAAIKFKCLIVTNDEMRDHTFQVLGNNFIPRWKVRHQVHFTFHNGSLEFHMPPPCSIIIQENERGHWHIPISIKEEHERKHSWLCVENERGHWHIPISIKEEHERKHSWLCVTRNNLHNVKEATSSTLRETQASMWNSPHGSHPLLFLQHHQLIISLPFLHNGFCFLSKFVDPQYLITVFTQCSCLSAFQNPDPPTKFRPRSQLMRRPDDDDNDGKEKYWSRH
- the LOC121970197 gene encoding proteinaceous RNase P 1, chloroplastic/mitochondrial-like isoform X2; translation: MKKDGKISEARVSGKQMKIKLDSCSKTGDVMEAIAVYDSAVGQGIKLQQYHYNVLLYLCSPAAVGIVHPAKSGSVNSKSDPDWHIDGDVVEDADQGSRRASVPILVSDDIRDYARTRGLEIYQKMCLEKIAMSEAALTSVASVAMSMDDGDMAFDCVKRMKLLGITARVRSYGPALFNFCNKGDIDKAFEVEAHMSENGIQPEESELEALLRISIAARRGDKVYYLLHKLRTNVRQVSAFKSLTASRLGKRKWDAEILAEAIENGGGGWHGLGWLGKGKWSVAHISVDSDGVCMSCGHKLATVDLDPVETENFAKSVASLSNKRERNSNFQKFQKWLDYYGPFEAVVDAANVALYCQNRFSVNKVSAVVNAIQQKLPMKRCPLIIVHNKRLIGNKMKDPMNVKYLEKWKNADALYETPTGSNDDWYWLYAAIKFKCLIVTNDEMRDHTFQVLGNNFIPRWKVRHQVHFTFHNGSLEFHMPPPCSIIIQKHKHRCGTLPMDLILFSFSNTTSLSFLFLSSIMAFASSANLSILSTSSRYSLNALACLHSRIRIPLQNSDQEAN